DNA from Mesorhizobium sp. DCY119:
TCGAACGGCTACTGGATACGATGGTTTGCCGCATTAGGGGTCAGGGAACTTCCCGCGCTGAGGGGGCCCAACCTTCCCAATACGCTTCTCGCCTTGGAAGCGGCCCGCCGCGGCCAGGGAGTCGCGCTCGTTAATGAAACAATAGCGGCGGACTTGATCCGCGATGGAGAGCTTGTTGTGCTTTTTGAGACAGAGGTGCGCTTGGCCGGTTATTATTTGAACACGCCGAAAAGCATTTATGGACGCAATTCGGCACTGCAATTGCGTAAGTGGATCAAAAATATCGCTCTTTAGAGATGCCCAGAACTGGGCTCAGAGCTAGTTATTATCGGCGAGCGTGTTATCAGCCTGTCGAGTTTATCCCGCGTCGGCCGCCGATCTCGCTCTTGCCCTTCGCCGACAAGGCGGCCATCTAAACGTGGCGAAAAGCGGCATATGGGAGCATATACTCGTGTATGCTTGGCCCGACATGACGATTTGATGTTAAAGAAAACGATGAAATACCAAGACGTTAGACTGTCTATTGCACCTATGATGGACTGGACGGACTCCTATGGAACGTAAGGAGTAGGGCAGGCGAGTCGTACTAAATGTTGTACCCCGGCACGGTTGGTTAATCCGGCCGGGGCGGTGGTACGGTGGTGCCGTGGTAAACTCTTAGGTCGTCGCCAGTCGAAGGCGCTTTTCCGCACTGGCATAGAAGGCGGAAAACAATTCCTCAGCCCTCTTCCTCGCTTCGTAGATTGCGTACAGAGCCATGTCCTTGTTGCGGCCCTCCGCGATGTCGGCTGCTATGGCAACGGCATGATTCATGCTGTTGATGAGTCCTTCAATGTCGTCGATCGGGATAACGTATTCTGATGATTTATTAAGCATGCTGAGCGGCTCCTCGTTGCGTCTGTGTGATTCAAGATGTAGAACGTTGTTGAACAACCGTCAACGATAAAGTTCAACATTGTTAAACATTTTGGAGTCGCACCTTTGGTTAGAGCAACGAGCATCGGCATCCGACTGGACGAAGACGTTAAGGCTGCCCTTGCCGTGGCCGCCAGTTCCGACCGACGAACAATCTCGGCGTACGTTGAAAAGCTGATCATCGAGGATTTGGAACGCAAGGGGCTGTTAACAAAACCTTGACCGCATCCCGAAGATCGCGCCATGGTGCCAGCGGCAAGGGGGAAGACACCATGGCGGTATTCGTAGGCATTTGCGCCGCACTTCAGATACTCGGCGCCATCGCAATCTATGCGGTGGCCAGGTCGGCCATTCACGAGATTCTAGCCGCTACGATGTTCGGCATGGGCATAATCGCTTTTGCCCTCGGCGTGCTAATCGAGAACTCCAACAAGCAATTGGCGGCGATCGAGCGCCTTAAGAGTACTTCTTAAACAATTCAGCCACCTCGTCCTGGCTCGGCGCTGCCGGCTCTTCCTCGCCACCATGGGCGATGTTCCAGCCGCGAACGCACTGGGCAAATTCCCAAGGGGTTAGCTCGTCAATCTCTCGCGGTTTCAGACCAATCGCGTAGCCGGTGCGATAGACGCTGCCCAGCGTAACGTCGTCGCCGTCACCACCCTTCGGCTCATCTTCGCCGTCTGGCGTCGACAGGCCGCGAGAAATGGCCAAGGCGCACGATAGGGCGGCTTGATGAACGTCGGACAGGGAAAGCCGCTCCAAAAGGCGAGCACCTTCCAAGGGCGGCAGCAAGGCGCGCAGCGCCGTGCGCACGTCATCGACGAAGAATGTGCCGGACGCCAGGCGTTGGAGTACGTCACCGATAGCGGGAATGGCAAAGAACGCGGGAAGTGTCAGCCGGAGCGCGCATGGCACCCCGGCTATGGTGGTCGTTGTGAGTCCGTGCATTTTCCCTCAAAGCGTCGGAATGCCGAAGATGTAGTAGCGGATACCGAGAGGGTCATCGCCTGCGTCGCGTATGCCGCTGTTCGGGTTTGCTGGATCAATCCACGTGTTCCCGCCAGTGCACATGTGAAACTTCACCGACGTGTTGCTGATGAGCGCCACGGTGCCTTCATTGCCCTGCGTCCAGTTCAGACCGGACGAGCCGTAAAAGACGAGCATTCGGGAGCGTGGCTCCCGATATTGAAGGCCCGCAGTGCTGGTATTCTGCTTCACGATCATCTTCACAAATGGAATGAAGCCGGTGTTCGTGAAACTGATCGTCTTGGCTTTATTGCCGAACCGCGTGCTGGTCGCGCTCTCGGTGCAATCGCTCGGGGCAAGCCAACCTTCTGCGATGATCGGAATGTAGGAAAACCTCGTGTCGAGGAGAATGTCGCGAAGCTTTGTCGATGTGTCAGACGAGCCCGGCCTCTTGATCTGCACAAAGTCTTGAATGCCGTCGTTTCCGCTGAAGAGGATTTTTGATCCACCCGTCGAAGGCGTCGAATCCTCATTATCGGCGCATAGCATATAGCGAACCGTAATCGAGGCGCTTCCGGTATTGTAGACCGTAACCGTCGACCCAGAGATGGAGTATTCCAGCCCGTTTTCGGTGTCCTTCGCGACTTGACCTGTCGTGGCTGGCGGCCAGATAACCGAGCCGCCGGTGAAGTACCAATTCCAGTCCAGATATGCCGTCGCGGGGATCGGGACGGGGGATGTGATGGTGGCGTACGCTCCGGCTGCTATGGTGATCTCACCGGCCTTCAAGACCTTGGCGTAAACCCGATCGCTGTCGAGGATAAGCTGCCGGCCCGTTGCGGAACCGACATCAAAGCCCGGCCGAGCGACCTTTACCGTCGTCGGGTTGATGCGAACATTGCACTGACCGGCTACGGGCGTTGCAGTGGGGCTTCCTATCGCTACATTGTCGCACGGCAGCTCCCAGACGGTCGACACATATGTTCCACCGCTATCGCCTACGGGAGCCGTGAAATAGTAGACCCAGCCTCCTGGCGTCCAGCCGTTAGGCGCCGCCGTTTCGCCGCCCCTAGCAACATACCCTGGCGCAGACACGTGCACGCCGCTATTGCTACCCATATTGTAGGTGGTGTACCTGCTCGCGCCTGCCGAATAGCGTCCGTTTGACTGTCGCGTCCGTATCTCAATCATAGGATTGAAAGTGTAGGGCGGCGCACCAAAGATGCGGTTGATGCTGAACCAGCCTTGGCGAAGGCCTAGATAATACGTGTAGTAAAGCGCATTACCGGATGTTGACCCGGCCGGCCCATATACTGGCGTGGAGCCAGATGACTGAAACGCAGAAAACGGCACCGACCAAAGCCCGGTAATGTAGCCGATATCCTGCGTTTCAGAGTTGAAGAGGAACTTGCCGAAATCGGTGTTTGGCGTCGTGTTCGGATCGTCGGTATTGTCCTTCATGACCTTGACGACGCCACCGCCGCCAGAGGTCTTTTTGCCCATAAAGAGGCGCGCCATAGCTTTTCCTATGAAAAAGCCCGCTCGAGGCGGGCTGTTTGGGGACGGGTTTGTTTGGAGCGGGGAGGGCTCAGAGATTTCGCGTCTTCTGCGCCATGCGGACGGTAGTCACTACCCGAGCGCCGAACTCCTGATTGACCTTCGCCAGTCCGCGCTCGAGCCGCTCCACGGCCGCTATATCGGCGCCACGTGCGTCAATCACCGGAGAGAACGACATGCTCACGTTGCCACCCGAAGCCGGCAGAGCAGCCGGAACCTTCGGGAAAACCTGCGAACCCTTCGGCAAATTTATAAGCTCCGGACCCTTTTCACCCACAACGGCAAGACCGCCCGGCGCGTTGTTCGTGCCTTTCGCAAAACCCGGCACACGCATTCCTGCCCATGGATCGACCGCAGCCGTGGTCTTGCCGCCAAACAGGCCGCCGCCGCCGAATAGACCGGCAAGCGGGCCGCTACCGAGCAACGCACCCTGCGCAGCGGCGAGAGCCAGCTGCACGGCCAGCCGCTTGATGGCATCTTCGGCCTTCACGCTGCCGTCGGCAATGTCGGACAAGGCATCGCCGACCATGCCAAAGCCAGCCTCGAGAGTCTGATTCCACTTCTCGGCCTTTTCCTTGGCCGCATCCATGGCAGCCTGTTCTTGGTGGATGGCCTCGGTTAGCGCGATGATTTTCTGACGCTGGGCCTCGGTCGCTGCCGCGCCAGCCTTACGGCCAGCTTCGGCCGCACGACGCTGCTTTTCGGACATGCCGAGAAGGGAGTATTCGAACTCCAATTCCTCAATCAGCTTGCGCACCGCGTCGGCTTCCCGCTGTGCGGCTGCGGCAGCCTTGTCGCGAGACTTCGAACCCTTGTCGTCACCGACAATAGAAGGCGCGACGAGGTTTGAAGCTTCCGGCTTCTTAAGGTCATCGATACCCTTGCGGGCCGCCAGGATACGCTGTTCCTCGTCGGCAATCTCTGAAAGCCGTTGGCGCGCCTCGATTAAGCCGCCTTCGAAATCTTCGCCGAACGGATTCAGGCCGGTCGACTGGCGTTGCCGTTCCTGCGTTTTCAGGATCTGGTTTTCGGTGTTCAACCGCTCTTTACCCAGAGCGGCAAGCCTGTCGTCGACCGATCCGGCGCGGGCCTTGTCCCAGCCTTGGAATAGCTCGATGAAGCTCCACAACTGGTCGGCGGCGCGAATGATGGCGCCCTGCAGATAGGTAGAAACGGTGCCCGCGACTGTGCGGAAAGCACGGTCTAGCTCGTCAGCTTTCTTTATGAGCCTCTCATCAAGTACTACGCCAAGGTCGTTCGCCGCGGTAATCGTATCCCGAATCCCGCGCTCACCCTGATCAATCAGCCGAACGAACCGCTCGCCGTCGCCGCCGAACAGTTCGTCGAAAATCCGAATCTGGCTGGCCTTATCGAGCTTCTGGACCTTTCCGATAATCTCCGAAAGGAACGCCGACGGGCGTTTCAGCTTCTCCGCAACGTCAGCCGCGGAGAAGCCAAGCTGTTTGAACGCCTCGGCCGCACTGCCGCCACCCGTAGAGAAGAACTCCGAACCGCGGATAGATAGCTCCCGCATGCCAGCCGCAAGGGAGTCCACCTCGATCTTGTTGACACGGGCGACGTATGCCAATTCCTGAAAAGACTTCACGTCGAGACCGGCCTGTTTCGCGGCAATGCCGATATCGGCCACGGCGCTCACCGTCTGCTTGGCCGTGGCAATGACGCCCGCGAATCCACCCGCAGCAATGCCGCCCAGCCCGATCTTGGCCAAGGCGCCGTTGACGCGGGCAGCCGCCTGCTTCATGTCGGATTCCAGCGATTGGGCTGACTTCTTGGCAGAGGTGTTGATCTTCTTGAATTGGCGGTCGGCGGTGTTGGCGCCCTTCGCCATATTCTTCTCAAAGTCGCGAACGCGCGCTTCCAGCTTGACGACAAGCTGTTCCGTCTCGGTACGGGCCATCAGGCCTCCTTAAAATTTGACTGTGGCGAAGCCCTTGGGGCGCTGGCCGCCGGCATAGATGTTGCGCTGGTCCTGGCCGAATGATGCGCGGTCGAGGGCCATCCACGTGGCGAAGCAACCGTCGATGCGGTCTGTGCTTTTGCCCTTGTGCATGGTTCTGTTTCCGGCGGCGTCAGTGGCAATCTCGACATTCGAGAAATTCCACCGCAGGACCGGGTGACCGCCGTGCTGGAGTTTTCCGTCCAAGATGGCAGTCTCGAGCCGGTTCAAGGCAGGGGATTGCGTGACCCAACCCTGTTGCATGGTTATGACCGGGTGGTGGCTCTTGGTTAGCGATGCCATCAGGAGCGAGGCGTACGCCTTGTCGAACGCGATCTCCTTGACGGTGAAGCGCTCACAGAACTCGCGGATGTAGCGTTCCACCGCATCCTGATCGATGGTCACGCCAGGCGTCGGAGTGATAAAGCCGCGCTCAGCCCAGTGCGGGTAAGGCACGCCGTCCCGCTCAGCCTTGAGCCTAATGCCTTCCTCCGGGCAGAAGAAATGCGGATGAACCTTGAACCCGCCGTTACCATCACGCCAGCACGCGACAACGGCTGTAAGGTCGGTTGTGGTACTCATGTCGACGCCCAGCCAACACGGCTTGTCACGCAGTGACTCTATGTCGAATGGCTCTTTGCCCTTGTCGTAAACAGCCATGTCGACGAATGGCGAGGTGGCACTGTCGAGCCAGACATTCAAATGAAGCTGAAGCAGGACGTCGCGGTCGCCGGGGCTGTGCTCGGCCTTGCGGGCCAAGGTGCGAAGTTTCTTAAGCGACGGATAGCCGTGCTTAAGGCCGGGATTTACGGCGTGCCAAACTTCCTCCGAACGCCAATCGGCATCCTTTCCCGCCTGGAAAATGACAGGCAAAAAGGAAGGGTCGTCGATTTCTCCGGTCTGGACCTTCAGCGCATAGGTGTACTTCTCCCATGCGATATTCTCTTGCCCTCGGCCTGCCGTCGTCGCGACGACCATGATAGAGTCGTCGGTCTTGTTCAGCGAAGAATCCAGCACATCCCAAAGGTCGCGCTTCTTCCAGGCGTGCAGTTCGTCGACGAAAACAACCGTTGGCGTGCCGCCGTGGAGGACGCCGGCATCGGCTGAAACCGCCTCATAGCGAGTCCGGTGCTTTCGGTAGCTGATCCGGTTCTTGTAGTCGGTAATACTGACCTTGCCGCGCAGCCGGGGGTCAAAATTGACGATGTTCGCCAATTCTTCGTAGCACTCGCGCGCCTGCTTACGCGCCGATCCTGCCGACTGAATCAAGTTGCCGGGGGTCTTCTCAGGTCCAAAAAGGAATAGTGCAACAATTGCCGCCGCCAGGCTGGTTTTGCGGTTGCCACGCGGCAAGAGCAGGAAGGTCGTCTGCACCTTCATCGAGCCGTCAGGATTGCGCGGCCCGAACATCTTGCGGATTATCCGCTCTTGCCACGGATCGAGAACGAAGGGGTTACCCTTGGCCTTATTCTTCGGGTGTTTTAGCTTGCGTATCCATTGAACGTTCCGCTCTGCGTACCCAAAAGTGTCCTCGATCTCGGAATCGTCATCAATCCAAGAAGGACGAATCGTCGTCATCGGCGCCGTCCCTGATTGATGGCCTCGAACGTGACGTCGGGGCGAGTCCATATTGATCGCCGATCAAGCGAGCCGACTGGGCTGCCTTGTCCTGCGCGCGATAAAGGGCCGGGTCGAAGGCGTCTCCAAGCGCCTGAATGGCCCGCTCGAGCTTCTCAACCTTGCCGACCATCATGCAGAAGGTCCGCAAGCCGGGGATATCGGCAGGCGTAAGAATGCGACGGGCTACAAGCTCGGGCATGATCTCCCGCCATACCTTGCGCGCGTCTTTGTCTAGGATGGATGGCGGGGAGGGAACGTCATCAATGGCGGCATCGGCCGGAATTATGCCGGCCTTCCGTCCCTTTGTCATAATGCCTCTAACTGCGCCTCAACCATGATGCGGGCGCGGGAAATCGTATCATCAGTTTCGCGGGTGAAGACCGCACCAGCCAGATACAGGTCGACAAGATTGAAACCGGAAACGGCCAGCGGCTTCTTGTGCAGAAGCCCGTGAATCTCGCCCGCTATAGCCTTCGCCTGCGGATATCCGTCCAAGTTGGAATACACGTCGATTTGGAAGAACACGTCAAACCCGTCAACACACGTCGCGTCATTCGGGATGGTCTGGCCGTTGCCGATTTGGATCCGCGGGAAGACGTTCGGCGTCACCTTGTCGAAGACGTTGGCGCCTGCTGCGGTGTGGTTCTTGATGGTGGAGAGGATCGCGCCTTGAAGCGCCAACGACGGTTCGGCCATCAAGTAATCCTCTCGGCAAGCAATTCTAGGAACTCCCGCTTCTCGTCCATGTTCGCCACGGACTTGATGTCGTAGATTACGCCGCTGTCGGCATGCCGCACGCGCCAGGCGGTCGTCATGTCGGAAAGGTCGGGCGTCCACCGTAGATGGATCACAACAGGCTGCTTGCCGCTCAGGCGGGCCGCTATGACGGTCTCTGAACCTTTCAGCGGCTGGATGCGCGCCCACGCTTCGACGCCTGTCCAGATTCCAGGCCCTGGATTTCCATACCCATCGTCTCCGCCGGCAACATACTGCTCCGGCACGACGAGCTCTTGCATCTGTCCAATGGTCATTTCGCTTCCTTAATGGCTTTGCGAATACCGGCCTTGATCTTGTTCAAGGCCTTCTTCTTCCCAAGCCGGTAGCCTGGCCAAAAGAACGGCTGTGCCTCGGCCTTCTCGGTGCCGTGTTCGACAAGGTGCGGATAGCGGACAGCGGTGTTGCCTGCCGTTATCGCAACCTGATTTTCGGGCACGATGGATGCGCCGCCAGGCTGCGAGTAGGCAGGGGTCGACTGGCCGCCCGGCGTTACGGCGATGCTGGCCTTCAGGTCGCCTTCATCCTCTGGCGCGAGGCTGCGCATGATGTTCGCCATGTCTTCGGCAGCAGCGAGCGTGTCGATTGCGGCCCGCTCCTTTGCCGCTTTCGGGATCGCGGCAAGCCGTCGCTTCAGGCTGCCAATGCCGCCGTCGTTCACGCGAACGGCCGTTTGCGATATATGTTGACGAGCGCGCGGAAACCTTCTGGAATCTGCGTCAGCGCCGTTTCGCTGGCCACGCCGCGCCACTCGTACAAATGCGCTGCGACTTTCAGCACGGCCTCATCGAGCGGCGCGGGAACGCCGTCTTCAAATTCGTCGAGCTTCTGCCCGATGCGGGATTCCACAAAGATTTTTGCGGTATCAAGTTTGCGCTGAAGCAGCGTATCCTCGTGGCTGTGCAAAACGCGGCACTCAGCCTTCAGGTCCGCGAGATTTACGGCCATTTTGAAAACTCCAATTGAAAAAAATCACGCGCGAACGGCCCCCCACGGTACCCTCGGCGGTCGCAAAAGTCGGCCTAGAGGCCCCGGTTCTTCGCGAATCCCTGCGTCCTGGCAGTGTGTCGGGAATGGCAGGGATGGCAGAATGAGCGCAGATTGCCCCAAGATAGACGCAAATGCGGTGCTTCCCGCACAGATTTGATGTGGTCGACGTCGGCAGCTGGCTTGCCGCAACCATCGGTGCTGCAGGCCGGAAAGGCCAGCAAGAACGACTTGCGCAGCCGTTGCCACACTCTGTCATAGCCCCGCTTGGACGGCGATGGCCTGGCCCGGTCAGCGGCAGCTTTGCGCTCGATAGCGCATGAGCATTTGACGCCGTATGGAACTACCTCGGTGCCGCACGGGCATACGCGCGGTGGTGGAAGTGTCATGAATTCCTCGGAATGAAAGTGGGTGGCAGCATCACGCATGCCACCCACAAACGCGCCCTTGTTTCGGAGAAAGGAATAAGCCGACTGGTGCGCTGGACTGTTGCAACCTTGACCCTTGGAGATACCTGGCGGCAGGGAGGTTGCTACTCGCTATTGGACGCAGCCCGTTGTCACCATCGTTGATGGTGAGGCGCCCTCACTATTCACCGCCTTAACTTTCGGCGACGAAGGTCAGAACGCCAGCGGCTTCGAATGAAGCGCTGAATTCCATGTTGCCTTCCGTCTCGCCGGTAAACTCAAAGTCCGTGACAAACCACGCGCCAGTGTAGGTTCCAACGCCTGGCACAATGACCTTGGCGTTGAACACTTCGCTGTTGTTCACATGCTCGATAAAGGCCGTCGACACTGCGCTGGACACGAACGCGCCGCTACCGGAGAAAGCGCGGCTGGAAATGCCTGGTTCGCTGGTCCGCTGGACAGGGCCACCTGGATCAACGCAATTCGGGATGGTCGTATCAACCGAAGTCGTCGACAAATTGTAGCTACGGGTCTTGATGCCGCAAAGGTTCGAGAAAACCTCTGGGCCAGGCGTGGCACCGTCGCCAATCTGAATTAGGAGCGTGCGCCCTTTTTGCTGAGCCATGGTTAGGCCACCGGACGCTTGGCCGCATGGTCGAGAATGGCGACCGCGCCGGCTGCAATGGACGTGCCGGACACGAGCGTCAGCACAAGGCGCACATATCGCTTGTAGCCAATGTAGCCCGCCTTGGCAGAGCTCGAGGCTTCAAGTGCCGCCGGGAGCGCTCCGGTAATCTGCTCCGGTGCAACGTCAGTCCAGGCAGACGAGCCGGTGTCAGATTCCTGAAGCTTGGCGGTAAAGAGGCCGGCTCCGGCGATGGCACCGGTATTGATGACGAAGGCGCACGAACCGAAGTCTTTGACGTCGATGGCAAGGCCGTTCGTGGTTGCCGTCAGAACGGCAGGGGCAACGGCGAGCTTTGCGCCGATGTTATTAGAGAGATCGCGCATGGCTGATCCTTATGTTTGGGGAATTGAAAAGGGCTGCCCGATGGACAGCCCCAGACCAAAGGCAAAATTTTGCCTTTGGTTAGCTCACGCCGATCTTCAACTTCTTGATGGCGAGCGGACGAACCACACCACCACCGAGACGCTTGCGCAGGTGGAAGCGCGTCTGCGAATTGGTCGCCAGAAGATACTGATTGGCCAACACCTCAATGTCGATGCGATCATAAATCCGATAGGCCTGCTTCAGATCACCGAAGACAATCGGGAAAGCACCGGCCTCAACATCCGGCATGTCGATGGCTTCAACAACCGGGCGACCGAGAATGGTCTCGGGCTGGCCTTCGGCAAGACCCGGGCGCCAAATGTAAACGCCGTTGTCGTCCTTCAGGGTACGCAGCTTGCCGAGCGTATCGCCGTTCATAAGCCACGAGCCTTCCTTACGGTAGACGGCTGGCATGCTGTAGAGGAACGCAATCAAGGCATCGCTGTCGACCGTCGAAGCGGCACCGGAAGCGAACTCCGCAACACGTGGATCGACCATGAAGCCGGAAGGCTGCTTTACGCCAGTGCCGAACAAGAAGGCCTGCGTTTCCTTGCCGCCAATGTCCTCGGCAAAGGCTGTGCGGATTTCAGCCTCAACGTCGATCTCGGCATCTTCCAGAAGCTGCCAAGAAACGTCCACGTAAGTGTTGACTTCATGGATTGCGATTTCCTGCTCTTCGAAGTCGAAAGTCGACTCTTCCTGCGTCTCGGTCTCGCCCTTCCATTTTGCGTTGGTTCGTCCAACGCGGCCAGGAATCACAACGGAAGCATTGCCAGTCGAGCCGACATGCGCATTTTCGCGGATCGGGCTGTATTCAACGATTTCTCGAATAAGCTCCTTCGCGAATTCTGGCGGGGCAAGATATCCGCCCTTCGCATCATTGCTGCGAATGAGGCTTTTGGTTTCCGGGGCATGTTCGCCCTTCCGGAGATAGGCGCCGAATGCCTTCTTCTGCATGTCTTCCGGCTTCTCTGCCGGTGCGCGGACAACGCCGGGGCGACCGGACTTGGCGACGATGGTCTTCAGGGATTTACTCATTTCTTCAACGGTGTCGGACGTGCCGTTAATCGTATCTTTGATTTCTGCGACGTCGGTCTCGAGCGCGGCAACACGATCTTCAAGCGTGACTTCGTTATTGTCATTCGCAGCGTCGTCGATCTGATCGTCTTCGGCCTTGGTCTTCAGTGCGGCTTTTGCCATGCGTTTAGTGTCCTTCCCGCCAGCGGCGGATTTGATGGAGGTGATTGTCGCGCCGGGGTGGGCCGGGGCTGACACGATGGAGATTTCAACCAAGTCGCCGTCGCTAATATGCTGGCCGCCGGTTGCGTTCTTGTCTGACTTAAGTGGCCAGAATCCTACGGAAAGAGATTTGACGCCGCCGCTCTTGATGAGCGCGAAAACCTGTTTCGCAAGCGGAACCTCTTCCAGTAGCAGCCGCCCGCGAACCTCAATGCCGCGGGCAGTTTCCTTGATGGACTCCCAAACGCCGATGGCGTTTTCGTCCTTGTGGCTCCACAGAATGGGCAGCGTGTCTGGGAAGGACAGCGCGCCTTTTTCGATGGTATCGCCGTATCGGTCGGGTTCATCGAACAGCCAAGCAAGGCCGGTAATGACGCCTTCGTCCGTGACGGACAGAGCGCCCTTGGTGATGCGGTGTTTCAAATGAGGCGCCGTTTCTTCGCTTCGCGATAGTTGGCGCAGAAAGCGTCTAGCTCGGTCTGGCCGCATGCCACGCGGTCGAAATCGGCCAGCAACACGGCAGCCGATTTCACCAGCTTAGGCCTAAACCCATGCGGCTCACGAAGGATGCCGCGAGCCGCCTCTAGCGTCACGTCGACTTCTGCAGCGTCGCTCATGCGGCATCCTTCCCGAAGACCCGATCGGCTTCCGCCTTGGCCGGATCTTCGATTTCGAAGAAAGCCGCCTCAAGGATTTCAAGGGCAAGATTTGCCGACGGGGCAACAGGTCGGTTTCGAACATACGTTTCGACAAGCTCATGGGAGCGAATCTCGTCCGTGCCGCCACCGACCAGACCGAGCCGGACAATTTCGGCCACGTCGGAAACGCGCCAGTCGCCGGCAATCAATCCGTTCATCGTGGCGAAAAGGCTCTTTCGATTGTCGCGCTCAAAGCTATGAGCAAGGTTGAAAGTCAGTTCGAAGTTGTACTCGGCATCGCCGAAGAAGCGTTTCATGCAGCCTCCCGTTCCGGCTCGCTGGCCGGTGTTTGTGCTAGGGTGTTGGGGTTGGCGTACTCATCGCCGCCATCGTATGGCGGACGGTTTTCCATCGCTCGGCACTCGTTCGGATTGAGAACACGTGCCGCAATGGCCTTGGTATACGCCTCGAACCTCTTGGCGGTTTCGGCTCGAAGCAGGTCGTCAATCAGGAACTCGGCAAGGATCTTGTCGCGCTCCTTCTCGCTGAAGAGCTTCAGGCGAATTTCACCTTCCCAACGCTTCAACCAGGGCATCAGGCAGAAGGTCAAAAGCTGTGAGCCTTGCGCCTCATTGTTCGACCAAGTCGCCCGGCCATAATCATTCAGGAAGATCGGAGGCACGCGGAACACGCGGCCGATTTCCTCGATGGTGAATCGGCGAAGTTCGACAAACTGCGCATCGGTCGACGTCATCGTAATGGCGGAATAGGTTGCGCCATTTTCAAGAATGGCTATGCCGCCGTTCCCGTCGCCACCGTACGTATCAGCCCAGCTCTTGGTGAACGTCTCGGCCGGAGTGTCGCCAAGGTCGCCCGCCATAGAGATGACGCCGCTGGGCCTGCCGCCATTCTTAAAGAGCGTGCCGGCGTGGCGTTCCATGACCAGGGCAAGGGCGATAGACTCGCGGGCCGCCTCAATGGGAGACAGGCCGGTCACGCCATCGAGCGACGGCGCCTTGATA
Protein-coding regions in this window:
- a CDS encoding terminase TerL endonuclease subunit — protein: MTTIRPSWIDDDSEIEDTFGYAERNVQWIRKLKHPKNKAKGNPFVLDPWQERIIRKMFGPRNPDGSMKVQTTFLLLPRGNRKTSLAAAIVALFLFGPEKTPGNLIQSAGSARKQARECYEELANIVNFDPRLRGKVSITDYKNRISYRKHRTRYEAVSADAGVLHGGTPTVVFVDELHAWKKRDLWDVLDSSLNKTDDSIMVVATTAGRGQENIAWEKYTYALKVQTGEIDDPSFLPVIFQAGKDADWRSEEVWHAVNPGLKHGYPSLKKLRTLARKAEHSPGDRDVLLQLHLNVWLDSATSPFVDMAVYDKGKEPFDIESLRDKPCWLGVDMSTTTDLTAVVACWRDGNGGFKVHPHFFCPEEGIRLKAERDGVPYPHWAERGFITPTPGVTIDQDAVERYIREFCERFTVKEIAFDKAYASLLMASLTKSHHPVITMQQGWVTQSPALNRLETAILDGKLQHGGHPVLRWNFSNVEIATDAAGNRTMHKGKSTDRIDGCFATWMALDRASFGQDQRNIYAGGQRPKGFATVKF
- a CDS encoding P27 family phage terminase small subunit, which translates into the protein MTKGRKAGIIPADAAIDDVPSPPSILDKDARKVWREIMPELVARRILTPADIPGLRTFCMMVGKVEKLERAIQALGDAFDPALYRAQDKAAQSARLIGDQYGLAPTSRSRPSIRDGADDDDSSFLD
- a CDS encoding DUF3168 domain-containing protein; the encoded protein is MAEPSLALQGAILSTIKNHTAAGANVFDKVTPNVFPRIQIGNGQTIPNDATCVDGFDVFFQIDVYSNLDGYPQAKAIAGEIHGLLHKKPLAVSGFNLVDLYLAGAVFTRETDDTISRARIMVEAQLEAL
- a CDS encoding phage head closure protein, with product MTIGQMQELVVPEQYVAGGDDGYGNPGPGIWTGVEAWARIQPLKGSETVIAARLSGKQPVVIHLRWTPDLSDMTTAWRVRHADSGVIYDIKSVANMDEKREFLELLAERIT
- a CDS encoding HK97-gp10 family putative phage morphogenesis protein; the encoded protein is MNDGGIGSLKRRLAAIPKAAKERAAIDTLAAAEDMANIMRSLAPEDEGDLKASIAVTPGGQSTPAYSQPGGASIVPENQVAITAGNTAVRYPHLVEHGTEKAEAQPFFWPGYRLGKKKALNKIKAGIRKAIKEAK
- a CDS encoding head-tail connector protein, with the translated sequence MAVNLADLKAECRVLHSHEDTLLQRKLDTAKIFVESRIGQKLDEFEDGVPAPLDEAVLKVAAHLYEWRGVASETALTQIPEGFRALVNIYRKRPFA
- a CDS encoding phage tail tube protein; translated protein: MAQQKGRTLLIQIGDGATPGPEVFSNLCGIKTRSYNLSTTSVDTTIPNCVDPGGPVQRTSEPGISSRAFSGSGAFVSSAVSTAFIEHVNNSEVFNAKVIVPGVGTYTGAWFVTDFEFTGETEGNMEFSASFEAAGVLTFVAES
- a CDS encoding phage major capsid protein, with the translated sequence MKHRITKGALSVTDEGVITGLAWLFDEPDRYGDTIEKGALSFPDTLPILWSHKDENAIGVWESIKETARGIEVRGRLLLEEVPLAKQVFALIKSGGVKSLSVGFWPLKSDKNATGGQHISDGDLVEISIVSAPAHPGATITSIKSAAGGKDTKRMAKAALKTKAEDDQIDDAANDNNEVTLEDRVAALETDVAEIKDTINGTSDTVEEMSKSLKTIVAKSGRPGVVRAPAEKPEDMQKKAFGAYLRKGEHAPETKSLIRSNDAKGGYLAPPEFAKELIREIVEYSPIRENAHVGSTGNASVVIPGRVGRTNAKWKGETETQEESTFDFEEQEIAIHEVNTYVDVSWQLLEDAEIDVEAEIRTAFAEDIGGKETQAFLFGTGVKQPSGFMVDPRVAEFASGAASTVDSDALIAFLYSMPAVYRKEGSWLMNGDTLGKLRTLKDDNGVYIWRPGLAEGQPETILGRPVVEAIDMPDVEAGAFPIVFGDLKQAYRIYDRIDIEVLANQYLLATNSQTRFHLRKRLGGGVVRPLAIKKLKIGVS
- a CDS encoding gene transfer agent family protein — encoded protein: MKRFFGDAEYNFELTFNLAHSFERDNRKSLFATMNGLIAGDWRVSDVAEIVRLGLVGGGTDEIRSHELVETYVRNRPVAPSANLALEILEAAFFEIEDPAKAEADRVFGKDAA
- a CDS encoding phage portal protein, which gives rise to MNIKTMWRRLAKSLSAPTDIERRILGIRQAAAGITVTPRNAMECAPVRCAVQTIAEATGQLPVHVYKRTAKGKERDDNHPAHGLLHDQVNDWTSAGDFRELVTRDALLTGNGYAAILRDGDDKPIELHRLDPTCVKVEIDKATQEPSYVYTIDGQETVYAFGDILHIKAPSLDGVTGLSPIEAARESIALALVMERHAGTLFKNGGRPSGVISMAGDLGDTPAETFTKSWADTYGGDGNGGIAILENGATYSAITMTSTDAQFVELRRFTIEEIGRVFRVPPIFLNDYGRATWSNNEAQGSQLLTFCLMPWLKRWEGEIRLKLFSEKERDKILAEFLIDDLLRAETAKRFEAYTKAIAARVLNPNECRAMENRPPYDGGDEYANPNTLAQTPASEPEREAA